The DNA segment GATGATCTTTTCAAGATCAATACTCGAGAGGGACACACCTACTGCATGAAGCCGATGAATTGTCCGCATCACACACAGATTTTTGACTGTGAGCCAAGAAGTTACCGTGACATGCCACAGCGCTATGCGGAAACGACAATGGTCTATCGCGATGAGCAATCTGGTGAAGTCTCTGGTCTTACCCGCGTGCTCTCAATCACTCAAGATGACGCGCACGTATTCTGCAGAGAGAATCAACTCAAGGAGGAGGTGAACAATATTTGGGACATCATCATGACGTTCTATGGCACCTTTGGCTTTAAGCTTGTCCCCCGATTCTCGAGGCGAGACCTCTCAACTCCTGAGAAATATATGGGTAGCAGCGAAACATGGGATCGTGCTGAAGCTGCAATAGAAAATATACTTGGGGAACAAAAAGTAGAGTGGATTGATGGTGAAGGAGAAGCGGCGTTCTATGGACCAAAGATTGACTTCATGGCAAAAGATTCCATCGGCCGCACTCACCAAGTAGCTACGATTCAGATTGACTTCGTGCAGCCAACGAACTTCGGGCTGGTATGTACAAATGAGAAAGGCGAAAAGGAACCAATTGTGATGATTCACTGCGCAATCATGGGATCACTTGAGCGCTTCCTCGCAGTTTACATTGAGCACTCGGCAGCAAACTTCCCTCTTTGGCTTGCTCCACACCAGATAGCGATACTCCCGGTAAGCGAGAAGCACAAGGATGCTGCGGATCATCTCGTCAAAATTCTCCGCAGCCATGGCCTTCGCGTCCTCTCTGAGAACAGCGATGACTCATTAGGTAAGCGTATGCGTAAAGCAAAGACAGACAAAGTCCCTGCATGGATCGTCATCGGAGACAACGAGGTCACAACTGAGACTTTCGCCATCGAGTGGCGCGAGGGTGGCAAAGAACCTCACGTCAGCGAGAAAGAGCTTGTGTATATGCTCAAGGATCGCATTGCGCAAAAGAGCTAATACAAAAAAACAACAACACTATGGTGTTGTTGTTTTTTTTGAATGCAGATACTCGCGCACAACAGGGATGAATGAAATGAGAATGATTGCAACAACTATTGGATATAGATAACGTTCTGGGTTTGGAATGATGTTCCCCAAACCAAAGCCAAGCAGAAACATCGAGAGCGTCCAAGCGATTCCACCGATGATATTATAGGAAATGAAATCACGGTAGGGCATCTTCCCTACCCCCGCAACGATAGGAACGAAAGTGCGAATGAGCGGGAGAAATCGTGCCAAGACCAGCGCCTTCTTGCCATGCTTTAAGAAAAACTTCTGCGCCTCTAACGCATACTTTGGCTTGAAGAATCGAGACTCTGGCCTACTAAAAAGTGCAGGACCGACTTTCTTGCCAAACCAATACCCAACAGAATCGCCAAGTACTGCCGCGAGCGGAAGTGTAAGGATGAGCAACCAAAATGGGAGTACGCCTGTTGCTGCGAGTAGTCCAGCGGTAAAGAGTAAGCTATCACCAGGGAGGAAAAAACCAAAAAACAAACCTGACTCAGCAAAAACAATAGCAAGGATACCGAAAGTACCAACAGTTCCAATAAGCGCAAGAAGGTCAATATGCATAGGGATAATATACAGGGAAACCACGTGAGAGTAAACAGCAATTTGAAAATTTGAGAATATCAATGCATGTTCCAATGGACTATCCAGCCAACCTTCCCTGTCACTCCTTATTATCTCTTTTCCCCAGCTCCTCTTCCAACTTTTTTATTTTTGCCTTAAGTTCCGTCATGCGCAATTCTCTATTCACCATGAAAGTATTGAGCCGTTCCGCCTCCTCAGTTTTTGCTCTTAAATGCTCCGTGCGCTCAGCAATCCTTTCCTCAAGACCATGACGTAGTGTTTGTACATTACGTGCCATTGTATTCATTGCTTCACCGACGGTATCGAATTCATTATTTGCATCAGTACCTACCCACGTGTTACTTTCTCCACTTGCAATCTTCTTCGCATTCTCCTCAAGTAGATGCAAAGGGGTAAATATTTTCCTCTTAACCG comes from the Candidatus Paceibacterota bacterium genome and includes:
- the thrS gene encoding threonine--tRNA ligase; the protein is LRETLNDYVWALRSAKGYQRVAIPHITKSDLYKTSGHWAKYSDDLFKINTREGHTYCMKPMNCPHHTQIFDCEPRSYRDMPQRYAETTMVYRDEQSGEVSGLTRVLSITQDDAHVFCRENQLKEEVNNIWDIIMTFYGTFGFKLVPRFSRRDLSTPEKYMGSSETWDRAEAAIENILGEQKVEWIDGEGEAAFYGPKIDFMAKDSIGRTHQVATIQIDFVQPTNFGLVCTNEKGEKEPIVMIHCAIMGSLERFLAVYIEHSAANFPLWLAPHQIAILPVSEKHKDAADHLVKILRSHGLRVLSENSDDSLGKRMRKAKTDKVPAWIVIGDNEVTTETFAIEWREGGKEPHVSEKELVYMLKDRIAQKS
- a CDS encoding VTT domain-containing protein; the protein is MHIDLLALIGTVGTFGILAIVFAESGLFFGFFLPGDSLLFTAGLLAATGVLPFWLLILTLPLAAVLGDSVGYWFGKKVGPALFSRPESRFFKPKYALEAQKFFLKHGKKALVLARFLPLIRTFVPIVAGVGKMPYRDFISYNIIGGIAWTLSMFLLGFGLGNIIPNPERYLYPIVVAIILISFIPVVREYLHSKKTTTP